In a genomic window of Pseudomonadota bacterium:
- a CDS encoding Rieske 2Fe-2S domain-containing protein, which produces MEYTRVAATGELPINTMITVVVNGKEVLLVNVDGSYYAIASRCTHAGGSLAGGVLKGGIVTCPNHGARFSVKTGEAVGETKIGFGKIKTEDEECYAVKVEGTDILVGIP; this is translated from the coding sequence ATGGAATACACAAGAGTTGCCGCAACAGGTGAATTACCTATAAACACGATGATAACCGTTGTTGTAAACGGTAAGGAAGTTCTCCTGGTGAATGTGGATGGTTCCTACTATGCCATCGCCAGCAGGTGTACTCACGCCGGAGGCTCACTGGCCGGAGGTGTTCTTAAAGGAGGCATTGTCACATGTCCAAACCATGGCGCTCGATTCAGCGTGAAGACAGGAGAAGCTGTCGGGGAGACCAAAATTGGGTTTGGAAAAATAAAAACCGAGGATGAAGAGTGTTATGCTGTCAAGGTTGAAGGAACAGATATTCTGGTAGGAATACCCTAA
- a CDS encoding addiction module protein, giving the protein MKTEELFDEAISLPVETRTLLVDKLLQSLNPTRTEIDKLWAKEAEKRVEEIRKGKAETIPGDQVFRKILDRTGS; this is encoded by the coding sequence ATTAAAACCGAAGAGCTTTTTGATGAGGCTATTTCATTGCCTGTAGAAACAAGAACATTACTTGTAGACAAGCTTCTGCAAAGTTTAAATCCCACTCGGACTGAGATAGACAAACTGTGGGCAAAAGAGGCAGAGAAGCGGGTTGAAGAAATAAGAAAAGGCAAGGCAGAAACGATACCAGGAGATCAGGTATTTAGAAAAATACTCGACAGGACCGGTTCTTGA
- a CDS encoding branched-chain amino acid ABC transporter permease yields MEILIYGIINSITLSLLSLGFALVYSISRVPNFAHGALYIMAGYITWLFLNKFIAFPYPLAIILAIGLTSLVGALIYRFVLIRIRGMEISEIIATYAIGLAILEGLRWGGLRGMTFTLPPFIPGSMQIFGANIDYQRIIIVGSGILIFALLYLFTHFNKIGLALRGIAQDERAAMMLGIDSDMTAIISLAIGSGLAGFAAILLLPLGSIIVEAGYNVLIFAIAVCVIGGLGSWGGTVVASFIIGFAQILTEAFLSSHYQMVVALLAIIITLLIKPSGIFGKQKELEERV; encoded by the coding sequence GTGGAAATACTCATTTATGGCATTATAAACAGCATTACTCTGTCTCTTCTGTCTTTGGGATTTGCGCTGGTATACAGTATAAGCAGGGTACCTAATTTTGCCCACGGCGCCCTCTATATTATGGCAGGTTATATAACATGGCTGTTTCTCAACAAATTTATCGCCTTTCCTTATCCCCTTGCCATCATCCTGGCAATTGGCCTGACAAGTCTCGTAGGCGCTCTGATCTACCGTTTTGTACTAATCAGGATAAGAGGCATGGAAATCTCCGAGATCATTGCCACATACGCAATAGGTCTTGCTATCCTGGAAGGCCTGCGGTGGGGAGGGCTAAGAGGCATGACATTTACTCTTCCTCCTTTTATTCCAGGCTCTATGCAGATCTTCGGAGCCAATATTGATTATCAGAGAATCATCATTGTCGGATCAGGCATCCTCATCTTTGCCCTGCTTTACCTGTTTACACATTTCAACAAGATCGGCCTTGCATTAAGGGGGATTGCCCAGGATGAAAGGGCGGCCATGATGCTCGGTATAGATTCCGATATGACAGCCATAATCTCCCTTGCAATCGGTTCGGGGCTTGCCGGTTTTGCAGCAATACTCCTTCTGCCACTTGGGAGCATCATCGTAGAAGCGGGATACAATGTCCTTATCTTTGCAATAGCGGTCTGTGTTATCGGAGGACTGGGGAGCTGGGGAGGGACTGTAGTTGCTTCATTTATCATAGGCTTTGCCCAGATTCTTACAGAAGCCTTTCTTTCTTCACACTACCAGATGGTCGTGGCCCTGCTTGCTATCATCATCACCCTGTTGATCAAGCCTTCAGGGATATTCGGAAAGCAGAAAGAACTGGAGGAGAGGGTATAG
- a CDS encoding branched-chain amino acid ABC transporter permease, translating to MDKQSMRKERIDRGLKVRTEGIYAISSAREILYLLGPRLLLIGGIILLPFVLELAPYWKRVINIMCVYALLALSFDFLSNYVGLVCLGGAFFTGVGGYLSAIFNVYLGLPIYLSIPLATVVGAALCTVLLLPCLPLRGVYFAIITLMYPLLLTRVIEALNILGGTNGITGLDSFPNAYVEQYAIIIMMLVFLFGMRRFVNQDIGLVLRGVKDNDQSVRASGINVTHMKLLAVFVASFIGCFSGAYVAHLYMWAGLSLFALDFSIIPIASVVIGGGGTLVGALIGSFILVPLSEILRAFGSFRIVIYCAILTGFIVFKSEGIMVYLQRKYHQFERWVKV from the coding sequence ATGGATAAACAATCGATGAGAAAAGAAAGAATTGACAGAGGATTGAAGGTAAGAACCGAAGGGATATATGCGATCTCATCGGCACGGGAAATCCTTTATCTTCTGGGCCCGAGGCTGTTATTGATTGGAGGGATTATTCTGCTTCCCTTTGTGCTTGAACTTGCTCCGTATTGGAAAAGAGTTATAAATATTATGTGCGTTTATGCGCTGCTTGCCCTGTCTTTTGACTTTCTTTCAAATTATGTCGGGCTTGTCTGCCTTGGCGGGGCCTTTTTCACCGGCGTTGGAGGATATCTATCAGCCATATTTAATGTTTACCTGGGTTTGCCCATATATCTTTCCATTCCCCTTGCAACAGTTGTCGGCGCCGCACTGTGCACAGTGCTCCTGCTGCCCTGCCTGCCCTTACGTGGGGTCTATTTTGCAATAATTACCCTGATGTATCCCCTCCTGCTTACCCGTGTCATAGAAGCACTAAATATCCTCGGAGGAACAAACGGGATAACCGGTCTGGACAGTTTTCCAAACGCGTATGTCGAACAATATGCAATCATCATCATGATGCTGGTTTTTCTCTTCGGGATGAGGCGGTTTGTCAATCAGGATATAGGGCTTGTATTAAGAGGTGTAAAAGACAACGACCAGTCAGTCAGGGCATCGGGAATAAATGTTACCCATATGAAGCTGCTTGCAGTATTTGTGGCATCATTTATCGGGTGCTTCAGCGGGGCTTATGTGGCTCATCTGTATATGTGGGCAGGTCTTTCTCTGTTTGCCCTTGATTTTTCAATTATACCGATAGCTTCTGTTGTTATCGGCGGAGGGGGAACGTTAGTAGGTGCTCTTATAGGAAGTTTTATTCTTGTCCCTCTCAGCGAAATTTTAAGGGCCTTCGGCTCCTTCAGAATTGTTATTTACTGTGCTATATTAACAGGTTTTATCGTTTTTAAGAGTGAGGGTATAATGGTTTATCTCCAGAGGAAATATCATCAATTTGAAAGATGGGTGAAAGTATGA
- a CDS encoding ABC transporter substrate-binding protein produces the protein MKKLMYFSIFFLFIISCFIGPSIAAEKPVIIGAPLSTAFLYGWDAERGIKLAVDEINAKGGVVVGGKKRPFQVEVIDTRDLEAGVPVSEALLALEKLILEKKADFIIGGPVRSEAALAAMDLLNKHKKVSILTTGVLTPAYTKRVEENYGKYKYCFRNTSHVPVMMKEFIALLEDLKKGHNFTKAYIMVQDVAHARGGGEFMKKALAEKGWEVIDMKIYPTGTNDYSVGLSDANKKGAQILFLWMDMPESAVLLKQWSDMKLKCLPIGFVNAAEQPGFWKATGGKGEYLIVNLVNGGNAPAKITPWTMKFSDAYKKKWGLEPEGYGTSSSYMAVYQLKDAIEKANSTDSEAVITALENLDIMGVYGRMRFDKKSHQIIPSFDAKEGAVTGIIQWQAGKRIQIFPPKYAEGKVLLPPWMK, from the coding sequence ATGAAGAAGCTGATGTATTTTTCTATCTTTTTCCTGTTTATAATTTCTTGTTTTATCGGCCCATCAATTGCCGCAGAAAAACCGGTAATAATAGGGGCACCTCTTTCTACGGCCTTTCTCTATGGATGGGATGCCGAGAGGGGAATTAAACTTGCCGTCGATGAAATAAATGCTAAGGGCGGTGTAGTCGTTGGCGGGAAGAAAAGGCCCTTTCAGGTTGAAGTAATCGATACAAGGGACCTTGAGGCTGGCGTTCCGGTGAGCGAGGCACTTCTTGCCCTTGAAAAGCTTATCCTTGAGAAAAAAGCGGATTTTATCATCGGAGGGCCTGTCCGTTCCGAAGCAGCCCTGGCAGCTATGGATCTTTTGAACAAGCACAAAAAGGTAAGCATCCTCACTACAGGGGTTCTCACGCCCGCCTACACCAAAAGAGTGGAAGAGAACTACGGGAAATATAAATACTGCTTCAGAAATACAAGCCATGTGCCTGTGATGATGAAGGAGTTTATCGCGTTGCTCGAAGACCTTAAAAAGGGACATAATTTTACCAAAGCATATATCATGGTACAGGACGTGGCCCATGCGCGTGGCGGCGGAGAATTTATGAAAAAGGCGCTGGCTGAGAAAGGCTGGGAAGTGATCGACATGAAGATATACCCCACAGGGACCAATGATTATTCTGTCGGCCTTTCAGACGCAAACAAAAAGGGCGCACAGATACTTTTCCTATGGATGGATATGCCTGAAAGCGCTGTGCTGCTAAAACAGTGGAGCGATATGAAGTTAAAATGCCTCCCCATAGGGTTTGTGAATGCGGCCGAGCAGCCGGGGTTCTGGAAGGCAACCGGTGGAAAGGGCGAGTATCTTATCGTAAACCTTGTCAATGGCGGCAACGCCCCGGCAAAGATCACTCCCTGGACTATGAAATTTTCTGATGCATATAAGAAAAAATGGGGACTTGAACCTGAAGGATACGGGACATCATCGAGCTATATGGCAGTATACCAGCTTAAGGATGCCATCGAAAAAGCAAACAGCACAGATTCTGAGGCTGTCATAACAGCATTGGAAAACCTCGATATCATGGGAGTATACGGAAGAATGCGCTTTGATAAAAAATCACACCAGATTATACCATCTTTTGACGCTAAAGAAGGAGCAGTAACAGGTATCATACAATGGCAGGCAGGCAAAAGGATCCAGATATTCCCTCCGAAATATGCTGAGGGAAAGGTTTTATTACCGCCCTGGATGAAGTAA
- a CDS encoding response regulator, which yields MKRKKILIIDDERSLLESLDMFLTEKGYTVQCATTAAEGFKKSDSFNPDATILDIRLPDMDGLEVLEKLRSNDKKNIIIITAFHDTDTKKKAVKSGAFEYIPKPIDVEELEKAIDRAMKCR from the coding sequence TTGAAAAGAAAAAAAATACTTATCATAGACGATGAACGTTCTTTGCTTGAATCCCTGGACATGTTCCTCACTGAAAAGGGTTATACAGTGCAATGCGCTACCACAGCGGCAGAAGGGTTTAAAAAAAGTGATTCCTTTAACCCGGATGCAACTATTCTTGATATACGGCTTCCTGATATGGACGGCCTTGAGGTGCTGGAAAAGCTGAGGAGTAATGATAAGAAAAATATAATTATTATCACAGCATTCCATGATACGGATACAAAGAAAAAAGCGGTGAAATCAGGCGCCTTCGAATATATCCCAAAACCTATAGATGTGGAAGAACTCGAAAAGGCAATAGACAGAGCCATGAAGTGCCGGTAA
- a CDS encoding ATP-binding cassette domain-containing protein gives MLEAFELMVFYENMIALNNVSIKCDEGSIIGIFGSNSAGKSTLMYALSGIILDIKKKEEMRGGERISVYGRIFLDGKDVTTLKPHQRAKAGIVLCPERRRIFAESSVLENLKIGAYLANARETKSNLEYVLNLFPRLKDHLHRQGGFLSGGEQQMLAIGRALMANPKILLLDEPLLGLSPAYQEIVINGTKEIRDTKGISVIITEQYARPVIPIIDQGYILENGSSVLSGSGEELMDNPDVKSAYFGV, from the coding sequence ATGCTTGAAGCCTTTGAATTGATGGTTTTTTATGAGAATATGATTGCCCTCAACAATGTAAGCATCAAATGCGATGAGGGTAGTATTATCGGGATATTCGGTTCCAACAGTGCCGGCAAAAGCACGCTTATGTATGCTTTATCAGGCATTATTCTGGATATTAAAAAGAAAGAGGAAATGCGGGGTGGAGAACGAATATCTGTATATGGGAGAATCTTTCTCGACGGAAAAGATGTTACGACGCTCAAGCCACACCAGAGGGCAAAGGCCGGGATTGTCCTGTGCCCGGAGCGCAGGCGCATATTCGCTGAAAGCTCGGTTTTGGAGAACCTGAAAATTGGTGCCTATCTTGCCAATGCAAGAGAAACTAAATCGAATCTCGAGTATGTCCTGAACCTCTTTCCCAGGTTAAAGGACCACCTGCATCGGCAGGGGGGCTTTTTAAGCGGTGGAGAACAACAGATGCTCGCTATCGGAAGGGCGCTTATGGCTAATCCGAAGATCCTGCTGCTTGACGAACCCCTCCTCGGTTTAAGTCCGGCATATCAGGAAATTGTTATCAATGGCACAAAAGAGATTCGTGATACAAAAGGCATCAGTGTAATTATAACGGAGCAGTATGCAAGGCCTGTTATACCTATTATTGATCAAGGATATATACTTGAAAACGGTTCGAGCGTCCTTTCCGGGTCTGGAGAAGAACTTATGGATAACCCGGACGTAAAATCTGCATACTTTGGTGTGTGA
- a CDS encoding ATP-binding protein, translating into MACIHSATCCLNIFTKYSLLTGIFSYRGRIEVVTKQTLRSNKAIKIEISDNGLGISTSDLPYIFDPFFSNKKKGTGLGLSNVKKIIEAHGVVEKVTLRKPQVIRFSFIVPFREIN; encoded by the coding sequence ATGGCTTGCATCCATTCGGCAACCTGTTGCTTAAACATCTTTACTAAATATTCGCTGCTCACGGGAATATTTTCTTATAGGGGCAGGATAGAGGTTGTGACAAAACAGACACTAAGAAGCAACAAGGCAATAAAGATCGAAATCTCCGATAATGGACTTGGAATAAGCACATCGGATCTCCCATACATTTTTGACCCCTTTTTCAGCAACAAGAAGAAGGGTACCGGCCTCGGCCTCTCAAACGTGAAAAAAATAATAGAGGCGCATGGCGTGGTAGAAAAGGTGACTTTACGAAAACCTCAGGTCATACGTTTTTCTTTTATAGTGCCCTTCAGGGAGATTAATTGA
- a CDS encoding class I adenylate-forming enzyme family protein, whose amino-acid sequence MGSFDEEKTFTRFSENCKKYASKIAIVYLGQEFTYGYLETLIDKFATGLADLGVKKQDKIMLYISNCPQWIIANFAINKIGAVVVPVSPIYTTFEIEYMIRDAGIETVICLDTNFVYVKEIMEKTDLKRVIVTNLVDFVSPVKRLIGFMFDKIPHGNVQKGDKIYFFKDIVRKSWPRPPQVEIDPMNDLSYIMYTGGTTGFPKGVPGNHIGEVSYINDIMEDVIKDYVDEGNDAVLMVNPLFHIMAKGFSIAFGFNFGNTVILMPLPEVDPVLSAIERYRVKWMLGVPALYRMMLENDRIDQYDLGSLRYCYCGGDVLPAEVFKSWKEKYNIPLYQVYGSTEIGHVAYSPLNKEPSATTIGIPLKTRKSIVCDRETLEKVQPGELGELLVTSPYTIKQYINKPEETEYCYINIDGDTYYRMGDFVKMNEGGELEFVERTADIIKYKAYRVSASEVEAALQDHPTVIGACVIGIPDPKVGERIKAIVVLKDDAKGIGSTELIKWCRDRLAPYKVPGYIEFRDMLPKSKVGKLLRREIRDEEKRKMEKEKKRV is encoded by the coding sequence ATGGGATCATTTGATGAGGAAAAAACATTTACCCGTTTTAGTGAAAATTGCAAGAAATATGCTTCCAAAATAGCCATTGTTTATCTTGGGCAGGAGTTTACCTATGGATATCTGGAGACACTCATAGATAAATTTGCAACAGGACTTGCCGATCTTGGGGTAAAAAAACAGGATAAGATAATGCTTTACATCTCCAACTGTCCCCAATGGATCATTGCAAATTTTGCCATCAATAAGATCGGGGCTGTAGTTGTGCCGGTATCTCCCATATACACGACTTTTGAGATTGAATATATGATAAGAGATGCGGGCATAGAGACAGTCATATGTCTCGATACAAATTTCGTATATGTAAAAGAGATAATGGAGAAAACAGATCTCAAGCGGGTGATTGTTACAAACCTTGTTGATTTTGTATCCCCGGTGAAGCGGCTTATCGGTTTTATGTTCGATAAAATTCCCCATGGAAATGTCCAAAAGGGTGATAAAATCTACTTTTTTAAAGATATCGTAAGGAAAAGCTGGCCAAGACCGCCGCAAGTCGAGATTGATCCGATGAATGACCTTTCTTATATAATGTACACTGGCGGTACTACCGGTTTTCCGAAAGGCGTGCCGGGTAACCACATCGGAGAAGTCTCATATATCAACGACATTATGGAAGATGTTATTAAGGATTATGTTGATGAAGGAAACGATGCCGTGCTGATGGTAAACCCCCTATTCCATATCATGGCAAAAGGCTTCTCTATAGCCTTCGGGTTCAATTTCGGGAATACGGTTATATTGATGCCGTTACCCGAGGTTGATCCTGTGCTTTCTGCAATTGAGAGGTACAGAGTAAAATGGATGCTCGGGGTTCCGGCACTATACCGAATGATGCTTGAGAACGACAGGATTGACCAGTATGACCTGGGTTCGCTCCGCTACTGTTATTGCGGCGGCGATGTCCTGCCTGCCGAGGTATTTAAGTCCTGGAAAGAAAAATACAATATACCGCTTTACCAGGTGTACGGTTCTACGGAAATAGGCCATGTTGCCTACAGTCCACTTAACAAAGAACCGTCCGCTACAACGATCGGAATACCTTTAAAAACAAGAAAATCCATTGTTTGTGACAGGGAAACCCTCGAAAAAGTCCAGCCAGGCGAACTGGGGGAACTCCTTGTTACTTCCCCCTACACAATCAAGCAATATATAAACAAACCGGAAGAAACAGAATATTGCTATATCAACATTGATGGAGACACCTACTACCGGATGGGCGATTTTGTAAAGATGAACGAAGGTGGTGAGCTTGAATTCGTCGAAAGGACTGCCGACATCATCAAATATAAGGCTTACAGGGTCTCGGCATCAGAGGTTGAAGCTGCCCTGCAGGATCATCCGACGGTAATCGGCGCCTGTGTTATTGGTATCCCTGACCCGAAAGTAGGTGAGAGGATAAAAGCCATTGTTGTGCTGAAAGATGATGCCAAGGGCATCGGGAGCACTGAGCTGATAAAATGGTGCAGGGATAGGCTTGCTCCTTACAAGGTCCCCGGCTACATAGAGTTCAGAGATATGCTCCCGAAATCAAAGGTTGGGAAACTGCTCCGTCGTGAGATCAGGGACGAAGAAAAGCGAAAAATGGAGAAAGAAAAGAAGCGGGTATAA
- a CDS encoding ABC transporter ATP-binding protein produces MSAEPVLSIKGISKTFGGLTALSDVSFDIQQGDVFGIIGPNGSGKTTLINCITGFIKPGSGHVFFKGKEITAWQPHKIAHVGIARTFQIMRPYYSLPAYKNLIIPLWSPRARKTGGWRGGGKHGDRDTVAVDILEEIGFERDSRVPYKLASALPTGYLKRLELARCMALRPEIIFCDEVFSGLSMSEIAGMLPLIEKMKTEGITLIMVEHRLRELFRVANRVMALNFGEKIVEGEPNFVIEDKRVREAYLGSEEV; encoded by the coding sequence ATGAGCGCCGAACCTGTCCTGTCAATTAAAGGCATCTCAAAGACTTTCGGAGGACTAACGGCGCTCTCTGATGTGAGCTTTGATATTCAGCAGGGAGATGTTTTCGGGATTATCGGGCCGAACGGGTCCGGCAAGACCACCCTTATAAATTGTATAACCGGTTTCATAAAGCCTGGGTCGGGTCATGTATTTTTTAAAGGAAAAGAGATTACAGCATGGCAGCCCCATAAGATAGCACACGTCGGCATTGCGAGGACGTTTCAGATTATGAGACCATACTATTCGCTCCCTGCATATAAGAATCTTATCATACCCCTGTGGTCTCCGAGGGCGCGAAAGACGGGCGGATGGCGAGGCGGAGGAAAACACGGCGACAGGGATACCGTTGCCGTTGACATCCTTGAAGAAATCGGATTTGAAAGGGACTCGAGAGTTCCATACAAGCTTGCATCAGCCCTGCCTACAGGCTACCTGAAGCGCCTTGAACTCGCACGGTGTATGGCATTGAGACCTGAGATCATATTTTGCGACGAGGTTTTTTCAGGCTTAAGCATGAGCGAGATTGCCGGAATGCTACCCCTGATCGAAAAGATGAAAACAGAGGGCATAACCCTTATCATGGTCGAGCATAGATTAAGAGAGCTTTTCCGGGTTGCCAACAGGGTCATGGCACTGAATTTCGGTGAGAAGATAGTTGAGGGTGAGCCTAATTTTGTTATTGAGGACAAGCGGGTAAGAGAGGCATACCTTGGTAGTGAAGAGGTATAG
- a CDS encoding type II toxin-antitoxin system RelE/ParE family toxin, translating into MKYSFHPTAEKELNQAVDYYNECQGGLGLSFAKEIHLAIQNIISFPNAWPPLSANTRRCLMKRFPYGVIYQTTNEEIFIIAVMHLNRAPDYWKTREMTERGHR; encoded by the coding sequence TTGAAGTATTCTTTTCATCCAACAGCGGAAAAAGAGTTGAATCAAGCTGTGGACTACTACAATGAATGCCAGGGTGGTCTTGGTCTATCATTTGCGAAAGAGATTCATTTGGCAATTCAAAATATTATATCATTTCCAAATGCATGGCCGCCTCTGTCAGCAAATACCAGAAGGTGCTTGATGAAGCGCTTCCCATACGGTGTTATATATCAAACCACCAATGAGGAAATATTTATAATTGCCGTCATGCATCTAAACAGAGCGCCTGATTATTGGAAAACAAGAGAAATGACCGAACGGGGACACAGATAA